From the bacterium genome, one window contains:
- a CDS encoding 50S ribosomal protein L25 gives MPEVTLNVELRDNKGHSAGRALRRSGLVPGIFYARGEEAVTVSVNTRELQRLLNTEVNIIDVIFPDKKSRKSILREIQIDPVTDDLVHFDIMGINLKEKIRLKIPVILNGVPTGVKDQGGVLVHTIKDIEVEGLPLDIPEHIAIDITDLNIGDGITIGQISLDKVEFVADEHEVIANVIHPRVAEVAAEEVEAEEGEEGAEPTEDSENQDSAPAE, from the coding sequence ATGCCCGAAGTTACACTAAATGTTGAACTACGTGATAATAAAGGCCATAGTGCAGGCAGAGCACTTAGAAGAAGCGGCCTTGTACCCGGAATTTTTTATGCCCGTGGAGAAGAGGCTGTTACTGTAAGCGTAAATACCAGAGAATTGCAGCGCCTTTTAAATACAGAGGTTAACATCATAGATGTGATTTTCCCTGATAAAAAATCGAGAAAATCTATTTTACGTGAAATCCAGATTGACCCTGTTACTGATGATCTGGTTCATTTTGATATTATGGGTATTAACCTTAAAGAAAAAATCCGTCTTAAAATTCCTGTTATTCTTAACGGTGTTCCCACCGGAGTAAAAGACCAGGGCGGTGTTCTTGTTCATACAATTAAAGATATTGAAGTCGAGGGTCTTCCTCTTGATATACCGGAACATATAGCAATTGACATTACAGACCTTAATATCGGCGACGGAATCACCATCGGACAGATAAGTCTTGACAAAGTTGAGTTTGTTGCAGACGAACACGAAGTAATTGCAAATGTTATTCATCCCAGGGTTGCTGAAGTCGCTGCTGAAGAAGTGGAAGCTGAAGAGGGTGAAGAAGGCGCAGAACCAACTGAAGATTCAGAAAATCAGGATTCAGCGCCTGCTGAATAA
- a CDS encoding 30S ribosomal protein S18 encodes MCRFCENGVKYVDYKDPKVLLKFTSDVGKIIPRRTSGTCAKHQRQLVKAIKRARHLALIPFVSDGSR; translated from the coding sequence ATGTGTCGTTTCTGTGAAAACGGGGTTAAATATGTTGATTATAAAGACCCAAAAGTACTGTTAAAGTTTACATCTGATGTTGGTAAAATCATACCGCGCAGAACCTCCGGAACATGTGCAAAACACCAAAGACAGCTCGTTAAAGCTATTAAAAGAGCTCGTCATCTTGCCCTTATTCCATTTGTTTCTGACGGATCACGATAG
- the tsaD gene encoding tRNA (adenosine(37)-N6)-threonylcarbamoyltransferase complex transferase subunit TsaD, translated as MIVLGIETSCDDTSAAVLDNGKILSNVISTQTVHRSFGGVVPELASRAHIELISKVVDQSLSEAGIIINDINGIAVTYGPGLAGSLLVGLSFAKGLALSRNLPFIGINHLEGHIWANKLSDPSVDPPFIILLVSGGHTQLVYVKEWGDYLTLGRTRDDAAGEAFDKVAKLLKLGYPGGPFIEQSALKGDLSYIRFPRAYLKSGSLDFSFSGIKTSVLNHVQKIGEAETKKHISDIAACFQEAVVDVLVNKTKDAAESTGVNQICIGGGVAVNKHLHKRMIQLFKDSNIRVSVPSPSLCSDNGAMIAGAGNFYLSSGENSPLSISPAVSLNFPFRQH; from the coding sequence ATGATAGTACTTGGTATAGAAACATCTTGTGATGACACCAGCGCTGCAGTGCTGGATAATGGTAAAATATTATCTAATGTTATCTCTACGCAAACCGTACATCGTTCCTTCGGAGGAGTTGTACCTGAGCTAGCATCTCGTGCCCATATTGAGCTGATAAGTAAAGTTGTAGATCAGTCCTTATCCGAAGCTGGAATAATCATTAATGATATTAATGGTATAGCTGTTACTTATGGGCCTGGACTTGCAGGATCTCTTCTTGTCGGCCTTAGTTTTGCCAAAGGGCTTGCCCTCTCGAGGAACCTCCCATTTATTGGAATAAATCACCTTGAAGGGCATATATGGGCTAACAAACTTTCAGATCCTTCGGTTGATCCACCTTTTATTATTCTTCTTGTCTCAGGAGGGCACACACAGCTCGTGTATGTAAAAGAATGGGGAGATTACCTTACTCTCGGCAGAACGAGAGACGATGCAGCAGGCGAAGCATTTGACAAGGTTGCAAAACTTCTTAAACTCGGATACCCCGGCGGCCCGTTTATTGAACAATCCGCACTTAAAGGAGACCTCTCTTATATTCGTTTTCCCAGAGCATACCTTAAAAGCGGCAGCCTTGATTTCAGTTTCAGCGGCATTAAAACCTCTGTACTTAACCATGTACAAAAAATAGGCGAGGCTGAAACAAAAAAGCACATCTCTGACATAGCCGCATGCTTCCAGGAGGCAGTTGTTGATGTGCTTGTCAACAAAACCAAGGATGCTGCCGAATCAACAGGCGTTAATCAAATCTGTATCGGCGGCGGAGTCGCTGTTAACAAACATCTCCACAAAAGAATGATTCAGCTCTTTAAGGACAGTAATATACGCGTTTCAGTACCTAGCCCCTCGTTGTGCTCAGACAACGGTGCAATGATTGCCGGGGCTGGAAACTTTTATTTATCTTCAGGAGAAAACTCCCCTCTTTCTATTTCTCCTGCTGTATCCTTAAACTTTCCTTTTCGTCAACATTGA
- a CDS encoding VWA domain-containing protein, translated as MGILIDQSDSMNLIDGGKKRSDTINSIISGREFKKLTNRFNPVFCTFGGDALISKKGTIFLPENLAKSTNISLAFKKLRQSIAPAQFNAVLLFSDGNYNRGLNPVYMAKDMGCPVYTIAAGNYTIPRDLELVDLKTNEVAYAGTGINIEAEILSRGYKNVKVPLQLFSNNRLYSSKIISLSGNGELVKAVLSFYPKTPGDFLLKVSLPHLKGEYTYKNNFKDFKLKVLKSKIKVFMLSGSPNPDGLFIKRVLQKDPDVDVISNTFTKKGGSYEGSFPNKNDITSFDVVILNNVFNIDNFNYRKLYIDKVLHTFKGSFLVLQSLPPSKEFEKYFPFSLSPASGKYPVVINPSPAFSSHPILSNLGLFHYYELPPVYTSFNKIYCSLPLGNVLTGSSTKPNQKSIPVISTLTTSKNKNVFLWTQGFYTWALRNKTSSFFNKLVENTIRWLALRMNLNNGNVVLKTDRLNIQSSEEIGISCQLYDGLYKPVTTGSVRIDIVKNGISFFNGALTNRGNGIFSSVFRLTEPGTYSIRASGIIDGKISCIDTSSVFVSHFNSEFQNPVVDLNVLKLTASSTNGKFLSPDSSLNNFFNKISSFSFKKKLIKQIDFLLYPYLLILLIFLPVLEWFLRKKHGLL; from the coding sequence TTGGGTATTTTGATAGACCAGTCTGATTCTATGAATTTAATTGACGGAGGTAAAAAAAGATCAGATACTATAAATTCTATAATTTCCGGCAGAGAATTTAAAAAGTTAACCAATCGCTTTAATCCTGTTTTCTGTACTTTTGGCGGAGACGCTCTCATATCGAAAAAGGGGACTATCTTTCTTCCTGAGAATCTTGCAAAAAGTACTAATATATCCCTCGCTTTCAAAAAACTTCGACAAAGTATTGCTCCGGCTCAATTTAACGCAGTTCTTCTTTTTTCAGACGGAAATTATAACAGAGGGCTTAACCCTGTATATATGGCAAAAGATATGGGCTGCCCTGTTTATACCATTGCAGCCGGCAATTATACAATTCCCAGAGATTTGGAGCTTGTAGATTTGAAAACCAATGAAGTTGCTTATGCCGGTACAGGAATAAACATTGAAGCAGAAATTCTATCTCGCGGCTATAAAAATGTTAAAGTTCCTTTACAACTTTTTTCAAACAATCGTCTTTACAGTTCAAAAATTATTTCATTGTCAGGCAATGGAGAACTCGTTAAAGCTGTTCTCTCTTTTTATCCAAAAACACCCGGAGATTTTCTTCTCAAAGTCTCTTTACCCCACCTTAAAGGAGAGTATACATATAAAAATAATTTTAAAGATTTTAAGCTTAAAGTACTAAAAAGCAAAATAAAAGTTTTTATGTTATCAGGGTCACCTAATCCTGACGGGCTTTTTATTAAAAGAGTATTACAGAAAGATCCGGATGTTGACGTTATCTCCAATACATTTACGAAAAAAGGCGGTTCTTACGAAGGATCCTTTCCGAATAAAAACGATATAACTTCATTTGACGTTGTTATTTTAAATAATGTATTTAACATAGATAATTTTAATTACAGAAAACTATACATTGATAAAGTATTACATACTTTTAAGGGCTCTTTTCTTGTTTTACAATCCCTTCCCCCTTCAAAAGAATTTGAAAAATATTTCCCTTTTTCATTATCCCCTGCTTCCGGCAAATATCCTGTTGTGATTAATCCTTCTCCAGCTTTTTCATCTCATCCTATTCTTTCAAATCTCGGGCTTTTTCATTATTATGAACTTCCGCCTGTTTACACCTCTTTTAATAAAATATATTGTTCTCTGCCTTTAGGCAATGTTTTAACAGGTTCATCAACAAAACCTAATCAAAAATCCATTCCTGTAATTTCTACACTTACAACATCCAAAAATAAAAATGTCTTTCTATGGACACAAGGTTTCTACACCTGGGCACTTAGAAACAAGACATCTTCCTTTTTTAATAAATTAGTTGAAAACACAATCAGATGGCTTGCATTAAGAATGAATTTAAATAATGGTAATGTTGTTTTAAAAACAGACCGGCTCAATATTCAAAGCAGCGAGGAGATAGGCATCTCCTGCCAACTATATGACGGCCTGTACAAGCCCGTAACAACAGGTTCCGTAAGGATTGATATCGTCAAAAACGGCATATCCTTTTTTAACGGAGCTCTTACAAACCGCGGTAACGGTATATTTTCATCCGTTTTCAGGTTAACAGAACCAGGAACATATTCAATCCGTGCTTCAGGCATAATTGATGGAAAAATTTCCTGCATTGATACTTCTTCTGTATTTGTTTCTCATTTTAATTCTGAATTTCAAAACCCTGTTGTTGACCTTAATGTTTTAAAACTAACAGCATCTTCTACAAATGGTAAGTTTCTTTCTCCTGATTCATCCTTAAACAATTTTTTTAATAAAATCTCTTCATTCTCTTTCAAAAAAAAGTTAATAAAACAAATAGACTTTTTATTATATCCGTACCTTTTAATTCTGTTAATTTTCCTTCCTGTACTTGAATGGTTTTTACGAAAAAAACATGGCTTGTTATAA
- a CDS encoding PBP1A family penicillin-binding protein, with protein MKRTTRNFEKRRLKLPKFLKKNKWLIYPVVLLAVMVMLSGIILMLLAKNLPSLTQLERATDPLLVTRIYSKDGKILKELYKQKRIMVPLDRIPQSMINATVAIEDHEFYHHWGINLKRFPKALYVDLKYMRFKQGFSTITMQLARKLYLYPQKTIIRKIREMLTAIQIERTYSKSEILEMYLNRMPLGRGTYGVQAASLAYFGKNVEDLKTEESALLAGLFQLPYGYYVPDRSKVKALHRRNIVLKSMERCHFINKTQYDSLRQLDINVIDRNRDAGTIAPYFCEYVRKKLYNKYGLRLYTDGLSIYTSLDTRVQACADSAINSFIPKLEKDAWAKIIKRRKFLDWLNPPLETEDEIQTFLSDSVKVDSLIRARATLQCALVAVEPTTGDIIAMVGGRNFDRSKYNRVTQMKRQPGSNFKPFAYTVAIDNGWSTTTELLNQPVVVTMADGTQWRPKNYDGSTGGPTTLREGLRRSLNLIAARLVQELIPPEKVVAYAKRFGFTTTIHPFDGVALGQDVVIPLELVSAYSVFANKGIRVAPTAILRVEDKYGNVLEKASPRRREVISSATAYIMTDMLETVINKGTGQAARWKYNFYRPAGGKTGTTNDYRNTWFSGFTPQITSTVWVGFDDERLSIGDKRTGANTALPVWAPFMRMAHDTLNLPLRDFKQPEGVVRVKICAESKKIATASCPKVLDEVFLKSQAPVDTCDIHRKPGGSAVKGNPARKRIIF; from the coding sequence ATGAAACGAACAACAAGGAACTTTGAAAAAAGAAGGCTGAAACTTCCCAAATTCCTTAAGAAGAATAAATGGCTTATATATCCTGTTGTACTGCTTGCTGTAATGGTAATGCTATCGGGAATCATATTAATGCTTCTTGCAAAAAATCTTCCCTCTCTTACTCAACTGGAAAGAGCTACGGATCCGCTTTTAGTGACAAGGATATATTCGAAAGACGGGAAAATCCTGAAGGAACTTTATAAGCAGAAGAGAATAATGGTGCCGCTTGACAGAATTCCGCAGAGCATGATAAATGCTACTGTGGCCATTGAAGATCACGAATTCTACCATCACTGGGGGATTAACTTAAAGAGATTTCCAAAAGCGCTTTATGTTGACCTTAAGTATATGAGATTTAAACAGGGGTTTTCAACAATTACAATGCAGCTTGCAAGAAAGCTTTATCTCTATCCGCAGAAAACAATTATTAGAAAAATAAGAGAGATGCTTACTGCAATTCAGATTGAGCGGACATATTCAAAATCAGAAATACTGGAAATGTATCTTAACAGGATGCCTCTCGGCAGGGGGACGTACGGAGTACAGGCAGCATCTCTTGCATATTTTGGTAAAAATGTAGAAGACCTTAAAACAGAGGAATCAGCTCTGCTGGCAGGGTTATTTCAATTGCCTTACGGTTATTACGTTCCTGACAGAAGCAAAGTGAAAGCTCTTCATAGAAGAAATATTGTATTGAAAAGTATGGAAAGATGTCATTTTATAAATAAAACTCAATACGATTCTTTACGGCAGTTGGATATTAATGTAATTGATAGAAACAGAGATGCAGGAACAATTGCCCCCTATTTTTGTGAGTATGTAAGGAAAAAATTGTACAACAAGTATGGATTAAGGCTTTATACGGACGGTTTATCCATATATACAAGTCTTGACACAAGGGTGCAGGCGTGTGCTGATAGTGCTATAAACAGTTTTATTCCAAAGCTGGAAAAAGATGCCTGGGCAAAGATAATTAAGAGAAGAAAGTTTTTAGATTGGCTAAATCCGCCTCTTGAAACAGAAGATGAAATACAGACGTTTTTGAGCGATTCGGTAAAAGTCGATTCTCTTATCAGAGCAAGAGCAACTCTGCAGTGTGCACTTGTTGCTGTGGAACCAACAACAGGGGATATTATTGCAATGGTGGGCGGCAGGAATTTTGACAGATCCAAGTATAACAGAGTAACGCAGATGAAAAGGCAGCCGGGGTCTAACTTTAAGCCTTTTGCATATACCGTTGCAATTGATAATGGGTGGTCTACAACAACTGAACTTTTAAATCAACCTGTTGTTGTTACTATGGCTGACGGTACACAGTGGCGGCCTAAAAATTATGACGGGAGCACAGGAGGGCCGACAACTTTAAGAGAAGGTTTGCGGCGTTCCCTTAACCTTATAGCAGCGAGGCTTGTACAGGAATTGATACCTCCGGAAAAGGTAGTTGCCTATGCAAAAAGATTCGGTTTTACAACAACGATTCATCCTTTTGACGGTGTTGCCCTGGGCCAGGATGTTGTTATCCCCCTGGAATTAGTTTCAGCTTACAGTGTTTTTGCAAATAAAGGAATAAGGGTTGCACCCACAGCAATACTGAGGGTAGAGGACAAGTACGGAAACGTTTTGGAGAAAGCATCTCCGAGAAGACGGGAGGTTATAAGTTCTGCGACAGCATACATAATGACAGATATGCTGGAAACAGTAATAAACAAAGGAACCGGCCAGGCAGCGCGGTGGAAATATAATTTTTACAGGCCGGCAGGGGGAAAGACAGGAACAACGAATGATTACAGAAATACATGGTTTTCAGGATTTACCCCGCAGATTACATCAACAGTATGGGTCGGTTTTGATGATGAGAGATTAAGCATAGGGGATAAAAGGACAGGTGCTAATACTGCGTTACCTGTTTGGGCTCCTTTTATGCGTATGGCACACGATACACTTAATCTTCCCTTAAGGGATTTTAAGCAGCCTGAAGGTGTTGTAAGAGTTAAAATTTGTGCCGAGTCAAAAAAAATAGCAACTGCCTCGTGCCCAAAGGTGCTTGATGAGGTTTTCTTAAAAAGCCAGGCACCTGTGGATACGTGTGATATTCACAGGAAACCCGGAGGTTCGGCAGTAAAGGGAAACCCGGCAAGAAAGAGGATAATTTTTTAA
- the rpsF gene encoding 30S ribosomal protein S6, whose translation MRQYETTFIIDTHLPDEAIEKTIEKYKNFITGDNGVVNNIDRWGKRRLAYEIKKKQYGYYVCLRFEAEGSFIEKLAKEFKLDDSILRYLTLLVPKSLLQEEARQKARKESKIAALETTKPVSEESKESKSVIESADDQVHNEVKEQ comes from the coding sequence ATGAGGCAGTACGAAACAACTTTTATTATCGATACTCATCTGCCTGATGAAGCTATCGAAAAAACAATCGAAAAGTATAAAAACTTTATCACCGGTGACAACGGCGTTGTGAATAATATTGACAGGTGGGGAAAACGCCGGCTTGCTTATGAAATCAAAAAGAAACAATACGGCTATTATGTATGTTTAAGATTTGAAGCCGAAGGTTCTTTCATTGAGAAACTGGCAAAAGAGTTTAAACTTGACGATTCCATACTTCGTTATCTTACACTTCTTGTTCCAAAATCATTACTGCAGGAAGAAGCAAGGCAAAAAGCCAGAAAAGAAAGTAAAATTGCAGCCCTCGAAACCACTAAACCTGTTTCTGAAGAGTCTAAGGAGTCCAAATCAGTAATAGAATCTGCCGATGATCAGGTTCATAACGAGGTTAAAGAACAGTAA
- a CDS encoding ribose-phosphate pyrophosphokinase, giving the protein MKIVTGRANILLAQKISDYLHMPLADVDIITFQDGEIKVKYNENIRGVDLFIIQPTNPPGDNLLELLLLIDAARRASAKRITAVIPYFGYARQDRKDEPRVALSAKLVADLISVAGADRILTMDLHSASIQGFFNIPLDHLYGSVIFIDAIKNLGFKNLVVVAPDIGSTRRARAYASRLHTDLALVDKRRTGPNQVEGMTLIGNVEGKDAVLVDDMVDTAGTICKAATILKNSGAKNIAAVGTHPLLSGAAIDRLLESDISKMILSDTISISKDKLDRCKNCIKVVSAAPLFGESIQRIHSEESISSLFN; this is encoded by the coding sequence ATGAAAATCGTTACAGGAAGAGCCAATATACTTCTGGCTCAGAAAATATCAGATTATCTTCACATGCCTCTGGCAGATGTTGACATTATTACATTCCAGGACGGGGAGATAAAGGTAAAGTATAATGAAAATATCCGCGGTGTGGATCTTTTTATTATACAGCCGACTAACCCCCCGGGAGACAATCTGCTCGAACTGCTTCTTCTTATTGATGCAGCAAGACGTGCTTCAGCCAAAAGAATAACTGCTGTAATTCCCTATTTCGGATATGCACGGCAGGACAGAAAAGATGAACCGCGGGTTGCACTTTCTGCCAAACTTGTTGCAGATTTAATTTCCGTTGCAGGTGCTGACCGTATTTTAACAATGGATCTGCACTCTGCTTCAATTCAGGGGTTCTTTAACATTCCGCTTGATCATCTCTACGGATCTGTAATTTTTATAGATGCTATAAAAAATCTTGGTTTTAAAAATCTTGTTGTAGTTGCTCCTGATATAGGAAGCACTCGCAGAGCACGAGCATACGCATCGCGGCTACATACAGACCTTGCATTGGTTGATAAAAGAAGGACAGGGCCTAATCAGGTTGAAGGAATGACCCTCATTGGAAATGTTGAGGGAAAAGATGCAGTGCTTGTTGATGATATGGTAGATACAGCAGGAACTATCTGCAAAGCAGCTACGATTCTTAAAAATTCAGGTGCTAAAAACATTGCAGCAGTTGGAACTCATCCCTTGCTGTCAGGGGCTGCAATAGACAGGCTGCTTGAATCTGATATTTCAAAAATGATTCTCAGTGACACTATATCTATTTCAAAAGATAAACTTGATAGATGTAAAAATTGCATAAAAGTGGTTTCAGCCGCTCCGCTTTTCGGAGAATCAATACAAAGAATCCACAGTGAGGAATCAATAAGTTCATTGTTTAATTAA
- the rplI gene encoding 50S ribosomal protein L9, translating to MKVILKQKYESLGTIGDVVDVKDGYARNFLIPQNIAVLANKRNVRILQEDQKMSEGRKNKEKKQAEKFAEELVSVSLTAAVKVGEEDRIFGSVTAQMISDLLKEKGYDIDKKKIDLEEPVKALGVYTVVIKLHHEVNAKVRLWVVKE from the coding sequence ATGAAAGTTATTTTAAAGCAGAAATATGAAAGCCTCGGCACAATTGGCGATGTTGTTGATGTTAAGGATGGTTATGCAAGAAATTTCCTTATACCTCAAAACATAGCTGTTCTTGCAAATAAAAGGAATGTCCGCATTCTTCAGGAAGATCAAAAGATGTCAGAGGGGCGTAAAAACAAAGAAAAGAAGCAGGCAGAAAAATTTGCAGAAGAGCTTGTCAGCGTATCACTTACAGCTGCTGTAAAAGTCGGCGAAGAAGATCGCATATTCGGCTCGGTTACTGCTCAGATGATATCTGACCTTTTGAAGGAAAAAGGCTATGATATTGATAAAAAGAAAATTGATCTGGAAGAACCCGTAAAAGCACTTGGTGTTTACACAGTCGTAATTAAACTTCACCATGAGGTTAACGCAAAAGTGCGTCTCTGGGTTGTTAAAGAATAG
- the hypB gene encoding hydrogenase nickel incorporation protein HypB, protein MKTIHTQDGKTIEIQINKRLFGKNSEIADQNLEFLNAHKVKSVDVLGSIGSGKTSVIQQLVKNLNSKKRIAAITGDLTTTIDADRIGKYGAHVLQINTDQGCHLDANMVRNAFDQLDMSDFDLIFIENVGNLICPGSYPVGAHQRIVVVSTTEGPYMIVKHPHIFRDATVVIINKIDMAEAMGVDLKQLERDALTIKPSIKVVFTCAKTGEGIEELIS, encoded by the coding sequence ATGAAAACTATCCATACACAAGACGGAAAGACAATAGAGATTCAAATTAATAAACGGCTTTTTGGGAAAAACAGTGAAATTGCAGATCAAAATTTAGAGTTTCTAAATGCTCATAAGGTTAAGTCAGTTGATGTTTTGGGATCTATAGGATCAGGCAAAACATCCGTTATCCAGCAATTGGTAAAAAATCTGAATTCGAAAAAAAGAATAGCTGCAATAACAGGGGATCTTACAACAACTATTGATGCAGACAGAATCGGAAAGTACGGTGCACATGTGCTGCAGATTAATACTGACCAGGGCTGTCATCTTGATGCAAATATGGTGAGAAATGCTTTTGATCAGCTGGACATGTCTGACTTTGATCTTATATTTATTGAAAATGTCGGGAACCTGATCTGCCCAGGCAGCTATCCTGTGGGTGCACACCAGAGAATAGTTGTAGTTTCAACAACAGAAGGGCCGTACATGATTGTAAAGCATCCACATATTTTCAGGGATGCAACAGTAGTAATAATAAATAAAATAGATATGGCAGAAGCAATGGGTGTGGATTTAAAACAGCTTGAAAGAGATGCACTTACAATCAAGCCTTCTATAAAAGTTGTTTTTACCTGCGCCAAGACTGGTGAAGGTATTGAAGAGCTGATTTCCG
- a CDS encoding SpoVG family protein yields MKITEITISLRNEKKLKGFANIAFDDLFVVRGLKIIRGSKGYFIAMPSKAKRDGSFKDIAHPIKKEFRSLLEGVILDKYWEEVQKACPQNINIDDLSTVIG; encoded by the coding sequence TTGAAAATTACCGAAATTACTATCAGTCTGCGAAACGAAAAGAAACTTAAAGGTTTTGCCAATATAGCATTTGATGACCTGTTTGTTGTACGCGGTCTTAAGATTATCAGGGGATCCAAGGGTTATTTTATAGCAATGCCCAGTAAAGCAAAACGCGACGGTTCTTTTAAAGACATTGCACATCCTATTAAAAAAGAATTCAGAAGTTTGCTCGAAGGTGTAATTTTGGATAAATACTGGGAAGAAGTACAAAAGGCCTGCCCTCAAAATATTAATATTGATGACTTGAGTACAGTAATTGGTTAG
- a CDS encoding UDP-2,3-diacylglucosamine diphosphatase, whose product MRNYFFMSDAHFGHSDPDTEKNKEKKFVEFLEYVRENGSGLYIAGDLFDFWFEYKSCIPVFYFKILEELKKCVESGLDVRYITGNHDFWVFDFFPDYLGIPVYNEHLELNLFSKRIYVTHGDGLAKSDYGYRILKRIIQNRISIFLFKLVHPDLSYNIARFFSRMSRNHREIKNKDSEYIEFARKKFDEGYDYVVIGHTHRPMIYKRGTKSYVNTGDWYDKFTYAELGQENMYLEKWGKQQYKIQKEEIDETNNKEL is encoded by the coding sequence ATGAGAAACTACTTTTTTATGTCAGATGCTCATTTCGGGCACAGTGATCCGGATACTGAAAAAAACAAAGAGAAAAAGTTTGTTGAATTTTTGGAATATGTAAGAGAGAACGGAAGCGGCCTGTACATTGCAGGAGACCTGTTTGATTTCTGGTTTGAGTATAAATCCTGTATTCCTGTATTTTATTTTAAAATACTGGAGGAATTGAAAAAATGTGTTGAATCCGGATTAGATGTCAGATATATAACAGGGAATCATGATTTTTGGGTTTTTGATTTTTTCCCTGATTATCTCGGAATACCTGTTTATAATGAACATCTGGAACTAAATTTATTTTCTAAGCGTATTTATGTTACACACGGAGATGGCCTTGCAAAGAGTGATTATGGTTACAGAATACTGAAACGTATTATTCAGAACCGAATAAGCATATTTCTTTTTAAACTTGTACATCCTGATTTAAGTTATAATATAGCACGGTTTTTTTCAAGAATGAGCCGGAATCATCGTGAAATAAAGAATAAAGACAGTGAATATATTGAATTTGCCAGGAAAAAATTTGATGAAGGATACGATTACGTTGTAATAGGGCATACACACAGGCCGATGATTTATAAACGTGGAACAAAAAGCTATGTGAATACAGGAGATTGGTACGATAAATTTACATATGCTGAATTAGGCCAAGAGAATATGTATCTTGAAAAATGGGGAAAGCAGCAATACAAAATACAAAAAGAGGAAATTGATGAAACGAACAACAAGGAACTTTGA
- the ispE gene encoding 4-(cytidine 5'-diphospho)-2-C-methyl-D-erythritol kinase — translation MGFVHLKSCAKINIGLSVTQRRNDGYHNIETLFQEIDLCDEIIFSRSDNSTTIKSDNPELPLDSSNLMYHAFELFKSNASASGGLNIDIKKRIPMGGGLGGGSSNAAATLVAANILWNNPLSSKHLLSLAQKIGSDVPFFITGGTAIGRGRGEELSFLKIPDDWFAVLVCPGINISTKWAYGELKIALTNEKKITNFNALFTDWLIDRFQSELYNDFEVPVFKLYPELQHIKDQLYKKGAFYASMSGSGSTIYGLFKSSKVGLRVQKFFSNKYVSFFCSPMTIRQAPGGIIRNR, via the coding sequence ATGGGATTTGTGCATCTTAAATCCTGTGCGAAAATTAACATCGGCTTATCTGTCACACAAAGACGTAATGATGGTTATCATAACATTGAAACACTTTTCCAGGAAATTGATCTGTGCGATGAAATAATTTTTTCCAGGTCTGACAATTCCACAACTATCAAATCAGATAATCCCGAACTTCCCCTTGACTCGTCAAACTTAATGTATCATGCATTCGAGCTTTTTAAGAGCAATGCGTCGGCTTCCGGCGGTTTGAACATTGATATTAAAAAGCGCATCCCTATGGGAGGAGGGCTCGGCGGCGGAAGCAGCAATGCCGCAGCAACATTAGTTGCAGCAAACATCCTTTGGAACAATCCCCTTTCCTCAAAACATCTATTAAGTCTGGCACAAAAAATAGGTTCCGATGTCCCTTTTTTCATTACCGGAGGCACTGCAATCGGCCGAGGTCGTGGAGAAGAATTATCGTTCCTTAAAATACCTGACGACTGGTTTGCTGTTCTTGTTTGTCCTGGTATAAATATCTCTACAAAATGGGCTTATGGAGAACTTAAAATTGCCTTGACAAATGAGAAAAAAATCACTAACTTTAATGCACTTTTTACAGACTGGCTTATTGATCGCTTTCAGTCTGAGTTGTACAACGATTTTGAGGTGCCTGTTTTTAAGCTGTATCCTGAACTTCAGCATATAAAGGATCAGCTTTATAAAAAGGGCGCTTTTTACGCCAGTATGTCAGGAAGTGGCTCAACTATTTACGGGCTTTTCAAAAGCAGTAAAGTCGGGCTAAGGGTTCAAAAGTTCTTTTCCAATAAGTATGTTTCTTTTTTTTGCAGTCCTATGACTATTCGTCAGGCTCCGGGAGGGATTATCAGAAACCGCTAA